A DNA window from Hordeum vulgare subsp. vulgare chromosome 1H, MorexV3_pseudomolecules_assembly, whole genome shotgun sequence contains the following coding sequences:
- the LOC123411189 gene encoding myb family transcription factor MOF1-like — protein MTMAAGRDHQRVEGVRQYNRSKVPRLRWTPDLHRCFVHAIHNLGGQYRATPKRVLQLMGVAGLTISHVKSHLQMYRNMRGNDLDMMQGIQQMDQQHTFAGGMEVWTDMQQVHHHTEYCDGPCCRCHSPKHTKGSLLHHPQLKRPSGMETTQEAGASPQKNSVRGQGICERDVTSGAYCLAAAGQAYYYYAHCMQTTTTHEQGHHLPPRSRTWQRTPAAGGGGEQSARPGCTLAPREPERDLAAPRRGGGGGGGGEERTGELLAHGHHGVAPAGHGTAVDGGDGELSLSLMLELGSGRLGRSGVGQCCTDNSGQGSFLTSSSSSLGGSCSGRRRAGVSLDLSLSLYN, from the exons ATGACAATGGCGGCCGGAAGAGATCATCAGAGGGTCGAAGGGGTGAGGCAGTACAACAGGTCCAAGGTGCCTCGCCTCAGATGGACGCCCGATCTCCACCGCTGCTTCGTCCACGCCATACACAACCTTGGAGGCCAGTACA GGGCTACGCCTAAGAGAGTTTTGCAACTGATGGGGGTGGCAGGGCTCACCATATCTCATGTCAAGAGCCATCTACAG ATGTACAGGAACATGAGGGGTAATGATCTTGACATGATGCAAG GCATTCAGCAAATGGATCAGCAGCACACATTCGCAGGAGGCATGGAAGTTTGGACAGATATGCAGCAAGTTCATCATCATACTGAGTACTGTGATGGACCCTGTTGCAGGTGCCACTCTCCAAAGCATACAAAGGGGTCACTGCTCCACCACCCCCAACTGAAAAG GCCATCTGGGATGGAGACCACACAGGAGGCAGGAGCAAGCCCCCAAAAAAACTCGGTCAGGGGCCAAGGAATATGCGAGAGGGACGTGACCTCGGGCGCGTACTGCCTCGCCGCTGCAGGCCAAGCATACTACTACTACGCCCACTGCATGCAGACGACGACGACGCACGAGCAGGGCCACCACCTGCCGCCGCGCTCCCGGACATGGCAGCGCACACCTGCAGCAGGCGGTGGTGGCGAACAATCCGCTCGCCCCGGCTGCACGCTCGCGCCGCGGGAGCCGGAGCGGGACCTCGCCGCGCcgaggcgtggtggtggtggtggtggtggtggtgag GAGCGGACCGGCGAGCTGCTAGCCCACGGCCACCACGGTGTCGCGCCGGCGGGTCACGGGACGGCGGTGGATGGGGGCGACGGCGAGCTGTCTCTGTCGTTGATGCTGGAGCTGGGCTCGGGGCGCCTCGGCAGGAGCGGCGTGGGGCAGTGCTGCACCGACAACAGCGGGCAGGGCAGCTTCCTGACGTCGTCATCGTCGAGTCTTGGCGGCTCCTGCTCGGGCCGGCGCCGCGCCGGTGTTAGCCTGGACCTGTCCCTTTCATTGTACAACTGA